Proteins found in one Echinimonas agarilytica genomic segment:
- a CDS encoding DegT/DnrJ/EryC1/StrS family aminotransferase has product MIKFLDLTAVNTRYQAELKSACSRVIDSGWYILGREVESFEKEFSNYCDTKFCAGVANGLDALVLIFQAYIEMGIFKYGDEIIVPSNTYIASILAISRSGLKPVLVEPNPATFNISAENIEKAISDKTRGILVVHLYGQVTEIKEIASLSEKFGLKLIEDCAQAHGAEYFGIKVGGLGDAAGFSFYPGKNLGALGDGGAVTTNDVNLMETVRILRNYGSKEKYVNVYKGANSRLDEIQAAMLRVKLKFLDQEISERRQVAFRYLKEINNQLVNLPQVFDEKSHVWHLFVVNVNERDRFQQHLADSGIETLIHYPVPPHQQPAYPEFQQKQLPVAESLHSTVLSLPISPILTDVEVSKVIDACNSFY; this is encoded by the coding sequence ATGATCAAATTTCTCGATTTGACTGCAGTTAACACAAGATATCAAGCTGAACTTAAGAGTGCATGTTCTAGGGTTATTGATTCCGGATGGTACATTTTGGGAAGAGAGGTCGAAAGCTTTGAAAAAGAATTTTCAAATTATTGTGATACGAAATTTTGCGCGGGTGTTGCGAATGGTTTAGATGCTTTAGTCCTAATATTTCAAGCATATATAGAGATGGGAATCTTTAAGTATGGTGATGAAATCATAGTGCCATCTAATACGTACATAGCATCTATCTTGGCAATTTCTAGGAGTGGCCTGAAACCTGTTCTTGTGGAACCAAATCCTGCCACATTTAATATTAGCGCAGAAAATATTGAGAAAGCTATTAGTGACAAGACTAGAGGGATTTTAGTAGTTCACTTGTATGGTCAAGTTACAGAGATTAAAGAAATAGCATCATTGAGTGAAAAATTTGGTCTAAAGCTCATAGAGGACTGTGCTCAGGCCCATGGCGCTGAGTATTTTGGGATAAAAGTTGGGGGGCTAGGTGATGCGGCGGGCTTTAGTTTCTATCCAGGTAAAAACTTAGGTGCGCTTGGAGATGGGGGAGCTGTTACGACAAATGATGTAAACTTAATGGAAACAGTGCGAATTTTAAGAAATTATGGTTCTAAGGAAAAATATGTCAATGTTTATAAAGGAGCTAACAGTAGATTAGATGAAATTCAGGCCGCAATGTTGAGGGTGAAGCTGAAATTTTTAGATCAGGAAATTAGTGAAAGGCGGCAAGTGGCCTTTCGTTATTTAAAAGAAATAAATAATCAGCTTGTAAACTTACCCCAAGTTTTTGATGAAAAATCACACGTTTGGCATTTATTTGTTGTCAATGTAAACGAGCGTGATAGATTTCAACAGCATTTAGCCGATAGTGGCATTGAAACTTTAATTCATTATCCAGTCCCACCTCATCAACAACCTGCATATCCCGAATTTCAGCAAAAACAGTTACCTGTTGCAGAAAGTCTCCATTCAACAGTATTGAGCTTGCCTATTAGTCCTATTTTAACTGATGTTGAGGTTTCCAAGGTAATCGATGCATGTAATAGCTTCTATTGA
- a CDS encoding formyltransferase family protein, translated as MSKVSTIIIAGKNELPVQVIEYLLVEYAKLNIKVIPAQSDDGKHSWQRSLKKFCKDNKVEMITLDESFLLSNSIFLSLEFDKIIAPEKFSCVGLFNIHFSYLPMYKGMYTSALPLLHGQSYSGVSLHSIDSGIDTGDIIDQRKICINNIMNARLLYLNYVDVGVELVKNNLESLINNSYVAERQNYEGSTYFSKSSIDYSKLSLDLNRTAWQVYNNVRAFSFRCYQLLKFKGKSISFCKILNSKSECRPGVVLEEAESFLKVSTVDYDVMLIVDELDLLLKEAASGNLPSVIRILELNPSLLFEKNEKGWGAIIVAAYNGQLETVSYLVDIGANVNDQNVNGTTVLMYAKNYCVEQGDFDLMVYLISEGAKADIADYSGKTIHDYMDGSNDILARVFLTKSKDK; from the coding sequence ATGAGTAAGGTCAGCACTATAATTATTGCTGGAAAAAATGAACTGCCAGTTCAAGTTATTGAGTATTTGTTGGTTGAATACGCCAAATTAAATATCAAAGTAATACCAGCTCAATCGGATGATGGTAAACATAGCTGGCAGCGTTCCTTAAAAAAATTTTGTAAAGATAATAAGGTGGAAATGATAACTCTCGATGAGAGTTTTTTGCTTTCAAATTCTATATTTCTTTCCTTGGAATTTGACAAAATTATTGCTCCTGAAAAATTCTCCTGTGTAGGATTGTTTAATATTCATTTCTCTTATCTTCCTATGTATAAAGGAATGTATACGTCTGCTCTGCCTCTTTTGCATGGTCAGTCTTATAGTGGAGTCTCTCTGCATAGTATTGATTCGGGGATTGATACCGGAGATATAATAGATCAAAGAAAGATATGTATAAATAACATCATGAACGCCCGTTTATTATATCTGAATTACGTAGATGTAGGGGTCGAACTAGTAAAAAATAATTTAGAAAGTTTGATAAATAATAGTTATGTAGCAGAACGTCAAAATTATGAAGGTAGCACGTATTTTTCAAAGTCGAGCATTGACTATAGTAAATTATCATTAGATTTAAATAGGACAGCGTGGCAAGTTTATAATAATGTTAGGGCTTTTTCTTTTAGGTGTTATCAACTGTTAAAATTTAAAGGAAAGAGTATATCGTTTTGTAAGATCCTGAACTCTAAAAGTGAATGCCGGCCAGGAGTAGTTTTGGAGGAGGCTGAAAGTTTTCTCAAAGTGTCTACTGTGGACTATGACGTAATGTTGATAGTCGATGAGCTAGACTTACTGCTCAAGGAGGCTGCGTCAGGTAACCTTCCTTCAGTGATAAGGATACTTGAGTTGAACCCTTCTTTACTGTTCGAAAAAAATGAAAAAGGATGGGGGGCAATAATAGTTGCGGCTTATAATGGCCAGTTAGAAACTGTGTCATATCTCGTCGATATTGGTGCAAATGTAAATGACCAAAATGTGAATGGCACGACTGTATTAATGTACGCAAAAAATTATTGTGTCGAACAAGGTGATTTCGATCTAATGGTTTATTTGATTTCTGAAGGAGCTAAAGCCGATATTGCGGATTACTCCGGTAAAACTATCCATGACTATATGGATGGTTCAAATGATATTTTGGCAAGAGTCTTTTTAACTAAGAGTAAAGATAAATGA
- a CDS encoding sugar 3,4-ketoisomerase codes for MNVNLIQLQSHGDERGALVSLEQSLNIPFQIKRVYYVFNTKESVTRGFHAHKELKQLAIAVKGSCRFLLDDGKEKVDVLLDNPAQGLMIDSFIWREMTDFSEDCVLLVLADAYYDENDYIRDYDKFLGLISDE; via the coding sequence ATGAATGTTAATCTAATTCAGCTTCAAAGTCATGGTGACGAAAGGGGCGCGCTGGTATCATTAGAACAGTCTTTGAATATCCCTTTTCAAATAAAACGAGTGTATTATGTTTTTAATACAAAGGAATCTGTAACTAGAGGGTTTCATGCTCACAAGGAATTGAAGCAACTTGCAATTGCAGTGAAAGGATCTTGCAGGTTTTTACTAGATGATGGTAAAGAGAAAGTTGATGTGCTACTTGATAACCCTGCTCAAGGGCTTATGATTGATTCTTTTATTTGGAGGGAAATGACTGACTTTTCGGAGGATTGCGTTCTACTTGTATTGGCCGATGCGTATTATGATGAGAATGATTATATTAGGGATTATGACAAGTTCTTGGGGTTAATTTCAGATGAGTAA
- the guaA gene encoding glutamine-hydrolyzing GMP synthase, translating into MSRDIHDHKILILDFGSQYTQLIARRIRELGVYCELWAWDVTEEDIREFNPQGIILSGGPESVTENGSPRAPEYVFNAGVPVFGICYGMQTMAHQLGGSVQGSEHREFGYAQVELVAKSALLDAIEDQVNDNGNALLDVWMSHGDKVASIPEGFTTVAQTPSCPFAAMADEARNFYGVQFHPEVTHTRQGMRILEHFVLNICQCDKLWTSASIIENAIVKIREQVGDNNVILGLSGGVDSSVVAMLLHRAIGDRLTCVFVDNGLLRLNEGEQVMEMFGDHFGLNIVHVKAEDRFLDALAGEADPEAKRKIIGHVFIDVFDEEAKKVKDVKWLAQGTIYPDVIESAASKTGKAHVIKSHHNVGGLPDDMEMGLVEPLRELFKDEVRKIGLELGLPYNMLYRHPFPGPGLGVRVLGEVKKEYCDLLRRADAIFIEELHAAELYHKVSQAFTVFLPVRSVGVMGDGRKYDWVVSLRAVETIDFMTAIWAHLPYDFLGKVSNRIINEIDGISRVVYDISGKPPATIEWE; encoded by the coding sequence ATGAGCAGAGACATCCACGACCATAAAATCCTAATTTTAGATTTTGGCTCCCAGTACACCCAATTAATCGCACGACGTATTCGTGAATTAGGCGTTTATTGTGAACTTTGGGCGTGGGATGTCACCGAAGAAGACATTCGCGAATTTAATCCGCAGGGCATTATTCTTTCCGGTGGTCCAGAAAGCGTTACCGAGAATGGTTCGCCACGTGCGCCTGAATATGTATTTAACGCCGGTGTTCCCGTGTTTGGTATTTGTTACGGCATGCAAACCATGGCGCATCAACTCGGTGGTTCAGTGCAAGGCTCTGAGCATCGAGAATTCGGTTACGCACAGGTTGAATTAGTGGCTAAAAGCGCATTGCTCGATGCCATTGAAGATCAAGTAAATGATAACGGCAATGCCTTACTTGACGTTTGGATGAGTCACGGCGACAAAGTTGCATCGATTCCAGAAGGTTTTACCACGGTTGCTCAAACGCCGTCTTGCCCCTTTGCGGCCATGGCCGATGAAGCGCGCAATTTCTACGGTGTGCAATTTCATCCAGAAGTGACACATACACGTCAAGGCATGCGGATTTTAGAGCACTTTGTGTTGAATATTTGCCAATGTGACAAGTTATGGACATCAGCGTCTATCATTGAAAATGCAATTGTAAAAATCCGCGAGCAAGTGGGCGACAACAACGTCATTCTGGGGTTGTCCGGTGGAGTCGATAGCTCTGTTGTAGCCATGCTCTTACACCGCGCCATTGGCGACCGTTTAACGTGCGTATTCGTTGATAACGGCCTATTACGCCTCAACGAAGGTGAGCAAGTCATGGAAATGTTTGGAGACCATTTTGGCCTGAACATTGTTCATGTGAAAGCCGAAGATCGTTTCTTAGACGCCTTAGCGGGCGAAGCCGACCCCGAAGCCAAGCGTAAGATTATTGGTCATGTCTTTATCGATGTGTTTGATGAAGAGGCCAAAAAAGTAAAAGACGTGAAATGGCTGGCGCAAGGCACTATCTATCCAGATGTGATTGAATCCGCTGCATCTAAAACAGGTAAAGCGCATGTCATTAAATCTCACCACAATGTAGGTGGCTTGCCCGATGATATGGAAATGGGCTTAGTCGAGCCGCTGCGTGAGTTGTTCAAAGACGAAGTACGCAAGATTGGCCTAGAATTAGGCCTGCCATACAACATGCTCTACCGCCATCCATTCCCAGGGCCAGGCTTAGGCGTGCGTGTGTTAGGTGAAGTGAAAAAGGAATACTGTGACTTACTGCGCCGCGCCGATGCGATCTTCATTGAAGAGCTCCATGCCGCAGAGCTTTACCACAAGGTCAGTCAAGCGTTCACTGTATTCCTACCCGTACGCTCAGTGGGCGTGATGGGCGACGGACGCAAATATGACTGGGTGGTATCTTTACGTGCGGTTGAAACCATCGACTTCATGACTGCCATTTGGGCGCACTTACCTTACGATTTCCTAGGGAAAGTATCGAACCGAATCATCAACGAAATCGACGGAATCTCACGCGTAGTTTATGATATTTCAGGCAAACCACCCGCCACGATTGAGTGGGAGTAA
- the guaB gene encoding IMP dehydrogenase — MLRIAKDALTFDDVLLVPAHSEVLPNTACLRTRLTKTIELNIPMLSAAMDTVTEARLAIALAQEGGIGFIHKNMPIETQADQVRKVKKYESGMVDSPVTVGPHLPLGELIALQQEHGFSGFPVVNAGNDLVGIVTSRDVRFERDLNKTVQDIMTPKEKLVTVLESTKREDVQHLMHEHRIEKILVVSEDFKLRGMITVKDFKKAERKPNACKDESGRLLVGAAVGAGEGNEERVAALVEAGVDVLLVDSSHGHSQGVLDRIRATKDAFPHVQIIGGNVATGKGAIALADAGCDAVKVGIGPGSICTTRIVTGVGVPQITAVSDAVAALEGRGIPVIADGGIRFSGDIAKAIAAGAACVMVGSMFAGTDEAPGEIELYQGRAFKSYRGMGSLGAMSKGSSDRYFQTDNAADKLVPEGIEGRIPYKGTLTGIIHQQMGGLRSCMGLTGCGTIDALRTKAEFVKISSAGMGESHVHDVTITKEAPNYRLG, encoded by the coding sequence ATGCTAAGAATTGCTAAAGATGCATTGACGTTTGACGACGTCCTGCTAGTCCCAGCCCACTCCGAAGTGCTGCCTAATACAGCGTGCCTTCGTACCCGTCTTACTAAGACCATTGAATTAAATATTCCAATGCTTTCTGCTGCCATGGATACGGTAACCGAAGCGCGTTTAGCGATCGCATTAGCCCAGGAAGGCGGAATCGGATTTATTCACAAAAACATGCCTATTGAAACGCAGGCAGACCAAGTTCGTAAAGTTAAAAAATACGAAAGTGGTATGGTTGATTCTCCTGTCACCGTTGGCCCTCATTTGCCACTGGGTGAGCTTATTGCTTTGCAACAAGAACATGGCTTTTCAGGCTTTCCTGTTGTCAACGCTGGCAATGACCTTGTGGGTATTGTAACTAGCCGTGATGTTCGTTTTGAGCGCGATTTAAACAAAACCGTTCAAGACATCATGACACCCAAAGAAAAGCTCGTGACCGTGCTAGAAAGCACCAAGCGTGAAGACGTGCAGCATCTCATGCACGAACACCGCATCGAGAAAATTTTGGTAGTCAGCGAAGACTTTAAGTTGCGCGGCATGATCACCGTAAAAGACTTTAAAAAAGCCGAACGTAAGCCAAACGCATGTAAAGATGAATCAGGGCGCTTACTTGTAGGAGCCGCCGTTGGTGCCGGTGAGGGCAACGAAGAACGTGTTGCTGCATTGGTTGAAGCGGGTGTTGATGTGTTGCTGGTAGACTCAAGCCACGGCCATTCGCAAGGCGTATTAGACCGTATTCGCGCCACCAAAGATGCATTCCCGCATGTTCAAATTATTGGCGGTAACGTTGCAACAGGTAAAGGCGCAATTGCGCTAGCCGACGCAGGCTGTGACGCCGTAAAAGTGGGCATCGGCCCAGGCTCAATTTGTACCACTCGTATCGTCACAGGTGTGGGTGTACCCCAAATTACCGCGGTATCTGATGCTGTTGCAGCATTGGAAGGGCGCGGTATTCCAGTGATTGCCGACGGTGGTATTCGTTTCTCCGGTGATATTGCTAAAGCTATTGCTGCGGGCGCTGCCTGTGTGATGGTGGGCTCTATGTTTGCTGGTACGGATGAAGCACCCGGTGAAATTGAGCTCTATCAAGGCCGAGCGTTCAAAAGCTATCGTGGCATGGGTTCATTAGGCGCAATGTCTAAAGGTTCATCTGACCGCTACTTCCAGACCGATAACGCGGCTGACAAATTAGTTCCAGAAGGCATTGAAGGGCGTATTCCTTACAAAGGCACACTAACAGGTATTATTCATCAGCAAATGGGCGGCTTACGCTCATGCATGGGCTTGACCGGTTGTGGCACCATTGACGCGCTTCGAACCAAAGCGGAATTTGTGAAAATTTCGAGTGCAGGCATGGGCGAATCACATGTTCACGATGTGACCATTACCAAAGAAGCACCGAATTACCGTTTAGGTTAA
- a CDS encoding sulfatase family protein yields MRQRAIMTALAMTASLAFTQGCSSIAGSANTSEQVSKSKPNVLWIYMEDIDPVFSPYNDKFNSADDTPTIQMLADQGVTFSSAFSPAPVCSPARSAVITGTMPTTLGVHNHHSSRTIEDAIFLPDHVKTIPELMQTAGYATFNHGKDDYNFIYNRDELYEDDLMIDFWYTFAGQGDWLSIAKQDKPFFGQIQTTGGKWSIDSLYPKIKNQVKTIDRDSIDIPPYYPDIPSIREKMARQYDAARYTDHEVKEILAQLKDNGLLNNTYVFFFSDHGFNTERHKQFVYDGGIHVPLIVAYFGEDGELTQGSTRDDLVNLIDLGPTTLALAGLPTPNYMEGKDVFANDFSRDQVIATRDRCDFTIDRIRAVRTEQFKYIKNYFPERSMMQDSYRDRRQTFKDIKRLYAEGKLNSAQSVLPAPTKAPEELYDVVKDPYEINNLASDPAYAATLADMQTRLSTWQAQTGDKGSEPQNPESLRFMIDRWGERCVNPEYDFVRKHRRHNQPQKSLK; encoded by the coding sequence ATGCGACAACGAGCAATAATGACCGCGCTAGCCATGACGGCTAGTCTTGCTTTCACTCAGGGCTGTAGTTCCATCGCAGGCAGCGCGAACACCAGTGAGCAAGTGTCAAAGTCCAAACCCAACGTGCTTTGGATTTACATGGAAGATATCGATCCGGTTTTTTCTCCATACAATGACAAATTTAATTCTGCCGATGACACACCAACCATCCAAATGTTAGCCGACCAAGGTGTTACATTTAGTTCAGCCTTTAGCCCAGCCCCTGTGTGTTCTCCTGCACGTTCTGCGGTGATCACAGGCACTATGCCCACCACATTGGGCGTTCATAACCACCACTCATCGCGCACCATTGAAGATGCTATTTTTCTGCCTGATCACGTCAAAACAATCCCTGAGTTAATGCAAACAGCCGGTTACGCCACGTTCAATCACGGTAAGGACGACTACAACTTTATCTACAATCGCGATGAACTGTACGAAGACGACTTGATGATTGATTTTTGGTATACCTTTGCCGGCCAAGGCGACTGGTTGAGCATTGCCAAACAAGACAAGCCATTCTTTGGCCAAATCCAAACCACGGGTGGAAAGTGGTCCATCGATAGCCTTTATCCAAAAATTAAAAATCAAGTTAAAACCATCGACCGAGACAGCATCGATATTCCGCCCTATTACCCTGATATTCCCTCAATTCGTGAAAAAATGGCGCGCCAATATGATGCAGCGCGCTACACAGATCATGAAGTGAAGGAAATTTTGGCGCAGCTCAAAGACAATGGGCTACTGAACAATACCTATGTATTTTTCTTCTCCGACCATGGTTTCAATACCGAACGCCACAAACAATTTGTATATGACGGCGGCATTCATGTGCCATTGATCGTGGCGTATTTTGGCGAAGACGGCGAACTGACTCAAGGTTCTACCCGTGACGATTTAGTGAACCTTATTGACTTGGGCCCTACCACATTGGCATTGGCCGGTTTACCAACGCCAAACTATATGGAAGGGAAAGACGTGTTCGCCAATGATTTCAGCCGCGACCAAGTCATTGCCACGCGTGACCGTTGTGATTTTACCATCGACCGCATTCGTGCCGTTCGTACCGAGCAGTTCAAGTACATTAAAAACTACTTCCCTGAACGTTCGATGATGCAAGATTCCTATCGCGATCGTCGCCAAACATTTAAAGACATTAAACGTCTTTATGCCGAAGGCAAACTCAACTCAGCACAGTCTGTTTTGCCCGCTCCAACCAAGGCACCTGAAGAGTTGTATGATGTGGTGAAAGACCCTTATGAGATCAACAACCTCGCGTCTGATCCTGCTTATGCGGCCACCCTCGCCGATATGCAAACACGTTTATCTACGTGGCAAGCGCAAACAGGAGATAAAGGCTCTGAACCACAAAACCCTGAGTCGTTACGTTTTATGATCGACCGCTGGGGTGAGCGCTGTGTGAACCCTGAATATGATTTCGTGCGCAAGCATCGTCGTCATAACCAACCTCAAAAATCGCTCAAATAG
- the xseA gene encoding exodeoxyribonuclease VII large subunit has translation MINSDSIYSVSQLNRRVNSILSHDLGAVWIEAEIGQLTKAASGHWYLTLKDPSAQVRCAMFKGRNRMMSWSPKVGDAVLVKAQVGLYEPRGEYQLVIDAMQPAGLGKLQQAFEQLKRELAARGWFAHDTKQPLPERIETVGLVTSSTGAAIHDIISVMERRDPNVSLVIYPTPVQGDAASEQIATQIRMANQRREVDVIIVGRGGGSLEDLWCFNTEIVAQSIMNSEIPVISAVGHEVDVSISDWVADVRAPTPSAAAELVTQEASQRLQRLAHITQKMTHCWQHQRQSQWLKLERLQQQLMQHHPSRRLQQQMQLADEMTHRLHGSLNQYLSRSQRHFHQLQQRLSQQSPALRVAHEQASAHELSARLVSGMQQLLADKQNQHGLGVAKLDIVSPLATLSRGYSITRTPKDDVIRSVAHIEQGQPLVTLVEDGEVHSTVTSVKAK, from the coding sequence ATGATCAATTCAGACTCAATCTATAGTGTTTCCCAGCTCAACCGCCGTGTGAACTCAATTCTCAGTCACGATCTAGGCGCGGTTTGGATTGAAGCAGAAATAGGCCAACTCACCAAAGCCGCTTCAGGGCACTGGTACCTCACCTTAAAAGATCCAAGCGCCCAAGTTCGCTGCGCCATGTTTAAAGGCCGCAACCGTATGATGTCTTGGAGCCCTAAGGTAGGCGATGCAGTATTGGTTAAAGCTCAGGTTGGCTTGTATGAACCTCGCGGCGAGTACCAGCTGGTGATCGACGCCATGCAGCCCGCAGGTCTGGGTAAACTGCAACAAGCATTCGAGCAACTTAAACGTGAGTTGGCAGCACGCGGTTGGTTTGCTCATGACACCAAACAACCTTTGCCTGAACGGATTGAAACCGTTGGATTAGTGACTTCATCCACTGGCGCTGCAATTCATGACATCATCAGTGTGATGGAACGACGCGATCCGAATGTCTCTCTGGTCATTTACCCAACGCCTGTGCAAGGCGATGCCGCTAGTGAGCAAATCGCCACTCAAATACGCATGGCGAATCAGCGTCGCGAAGTGGACGTCATTATCGTGGGGCGCGGTGGTGGCTCGCTGGAAGATCTTTGGTGTTTTAATACAGAAATAGTTGCGCAGAGTATTATGAACAGCGAAATTCCTGTGATTAGTGCTGTTGGCCATGAGGTGGATGTGAGTATTTCTGATTGGGTTGCTGACGTGCGTGCGCCCACGCCATCTGCCGCCGCAGAGCTGGTCACACAGGAAGCATCGCAGCGCTTGCAACGACTCGCTCATATCACCCAAAAGATGACACATTGCTGGCAACATCAACGTCAATCGCAATGGCTTAAGTTAGAGCGATTACAGCAGCAATTAATGCAGCACCATCCATCAAGACGCTTACAACAGCAAATGCAGTTGGCCGATGAAATGACACACCGTTTGCATGGTTCGCTGAACCAGTATTTGTCGCGCTCGCAGCGCCATTTTCATCAATTGCAACAACGACTCTCGCAACAAAGTCCGGCCTTGAGAGTCGCTCATGAGCAAGCGAGCGCACATGAACTCAGCGCCCGATTAGTGAGCGGCATGCAACAACTGTTGGCTGACAAACAAAATCAGCACGGTTTAGGCGTTGCTAAGCTGGATATTGTCAGTCCGTTAGCCACATTAAGCCGCGGCTACAGTATTACGCGCACACCAAAAGATGACGTCATTCGTTCTGTGGCGCATATTGAGCAAGGGCAACCCTTGGTAACACTGGTTGAGGATGGGGAAGTGCATTCAACGGTCACGTCCGTCAAAGCTAAATAA
- a CDS encoding zinc ribbon domain-containing protein, which produces MTLRPKCPKCQGYLVSDAQEHRCEECSSSYEAQAVCNTCGDPLSLLKACGAVDYFCNHCNELKSKSVVKYRYLELGHQIAGATH; this is translated from the coding sequence ATGACTCTACGACCAAAGTGCCCTAAGTGTCAGGGCTATCTAGTAAGTGATGCACAAGAGCATCGTTGTGAAGAATGCAGTTCAAGCTACGAAGCACAAGCCGTGTGTAATACTTGCGGTGATCCGCTTAGCCTTTTAAAAGCATGCGGAGCAGTGGATTACTTTTGTAATCATTGCAATGAATTAAAATCAAAGTCAGTAGTGAAGTATCGTTATCTAGAATTGGGCCACCAAATTGCGGGTGCAACTCACTGA
- the der gene encoding ribosome biogenesis GTPase Der, which yields MVPVIALVGRPNVGKSTLFNRLTRTRDALVADFPGLTRDRQYGHARFGESEFIVIDTAGIYGDEEGIDALMVEQSMQAVVEADLVFFMVDARDGLTATDQEIAGSLRRQEKQTVLLVNKVDGVDEQQVMADFYKLGMKNMHGVAAAQGRGINQLLEQTIESLAETLDSEPDLDQLADSLADESHDFGDVSEFDDIDEFDEQTLEAIEAGELDDDDKVPFDDVPIKLAIVGRPNVGKSTLTNRILGEDRVVVYDMPGTTRDSVYIPMERDDQDYILIDTAGIRRRSKVNESIEKFSVIKTLQAIEDSNVVLLVLDAHLGVSDQDLSLLGFVLNAGRSLVVVVNKWDGLSNDERQRIKDELDRRLGFVDFARVHFISALHGSGVGHLFESVKEAYVSATTRVSTSKLTRILRGATEDHNPPMVRGRRSKLRYAHAGGYNPPLLVVHGTMVNSLPGSYKRYLTNYFRRSLKIMGSPIRLDFKEGDNPFKDRKNSLTLSQVRKRKRLMSYIKSRK from the coding sequence ATGGTTCCTGTTATTGCGCTAGTTGGGCGTCCAAATGTTGGTAAATCAACGTTATTTAACCGCCTCACTCGCACGCGTGATGCCTTAGTTGCAGATTTTCCGGGGCTCACTCGTGACCGCCAATATGGTCACGCACGTTTTGGCGAATCTGAATTCATCGTCATTGATACTGCCGGTATCTATGGCGACGAAGAAGGCATTGATGCGCTGATGGTTGAACAGTCGATGCAAGCCGTTGTGGAAGCTGATTTGGTGTTCTTCATGGTTGACGCTCGTGACGGCCTAACGGCAACAGATCAAGAGATTGCAGGAAGCTTACGTCGCCAAGAAAAGCAAACTGTACTGTTGGTGAATAAGGTTGATGGCGTAGACGAGCAGCAAGTTATGGCTGACTTTTACAAGCTTGGCATGAAGAATATGCACGGTGTTGCCGCAGCCCAAGGGCGCGGCATTAACCAATTGCTTGAACAGACCATCGAAAGCTTAGCGGAAACGCTCGACAGTGAGCCAGATTTAGATCAGCTGGCGGATAGCCTCGCCGATGAATCTCATGATTTTGGTGATGTGAGCGAGTTTGATGACATTGATGAATTCGACGAACAAACGCTCGAAGCGATTGAAGCCGGTGAATTGGATGACGACGACAAAGTGCCGTTTGATGATGTGCCAATTAAACTCGCCATTGTTGGCCGCCCCAACGTAGGAAAGTCAACGCTCACTAACCGTATTTTGGGTGAAGATCGGGTGGTGGTGTACGACATGCCTGGCACAACGCGAGACTCGGTGTATATCCCGATGGAACGTGACGACCAAGATTATATTTTGATTGATACCGCTGGTATTCGCCGCCGTAGTAAAGTGAATGAGTCGATTGAGAAATTCTCAGTAATTAAAACGTTGCAGGCCATCGAAGATTCCAACGTTGTGTTGTTGGTGCTTGATGCTCACTTGGGGGTCAGTGACCAAGATCTAAGCTTGTTGGGCTTTGTACTCAATGCCGGCCGCTCTTTAGTGGTTGTGGTCAACAAATGGGATGGCTTGTCGAATGATGAGCGTCAGCGCATTAAAGATGAGCTCGACCGACGCCTTGGCTTTGTTGACTTTGCGCGTGTTCACTTTATTTCAGCTTTGCATGGTTCGGGCGTAGGTCATTTGTTCGAGTCGGTGAAAGAAGCATATGTGTCGGCAACAACGCGCGTATCCACATCTAAACTCACGCGTATTTTGCGAGGCGCAACTGAAGATCATAACCCACCTATGGTACGCGGACGCCGAAGTAAACTGCGCTACGCGCATGCGGGCGGTTACAACCCACCATTATTGGTGGTGCACGGAACTATGGTCAATTCGTTGCCGGGCTCTTACAAACGCTATTTGACGAATTATTTCCGTCGTTCTTTAAAGATTATGGGTAGCCCAATACGCTTAGATTTTAAAGAGGGTGATAACCCATTTAAAGATCGGAAAAACAGCCTAACATTGAGCCAAGTCAGGAAACGTAAACGTTTAATGAGTTATATCAAGAGTAGAAAATAA